A stretch of Cicer arietinum cultivar CDC Frontier isolate Library 1 chromosome 5, Cicar.CDCFrontier_v2.0, whole genome shotgun sequence DNA encodes these proteins:
- the LOC140920403 gene encoding uncharacterized protein encodes MAFLRKLLPRHRFHSLINPKTPHSHNFNFPLRPITSLPQTQPPNSKTKQNKKPLSTLFSDLMSGKSTTFEEDGKGDIELKNKLKQLTEEVRISKYKKKTKAVTVLNKGERRSLYSAFTNQPVPDSVVSVEKVVEKKKKEDFVAKELSIDMVLFLKYLYENGYFKDAKFDKAGGRFDIGWFENGYAYGYVKFAALKFATDNFEIAK; translated from the coding sequence ATGGCTTTTCTCAGGAAACTTCTTCCACGACACCGTTTCCACTCACTCATCAACCCTAAAACCCCTCATTCCCATAACTTCAATTTCCCGCTCAGACCCATCACATCCTTACCCCAAACCCAaccaccaaattccaaaaccaaacaaaacaaaaaacctcTCAGCACTCTCTTCAGCGATCTAATGTCAGGTAAATCCACAACCTTTGAAGAAGACGGCAAAGGCGACATCGAATTGAAGAACAAACTGAAACAGTTAACAGAAGAGGTAAGAATCTCCAAATacaagaagaaaacaaaagcgGTTACGGTTTTGAATAAAGGTGAGAGGAGGAGTTTATATTCTGCGTTTACGAATCAACCTGTTCCTGATAGTGTAGTAAGTGTGGAGAAGGTGGtggagaagaaaaagaaggaagaTTTTGTTGCTAAGGAGCTTTCGATTGATATGGTGTTGTTTTTGAAGTATTTGTATGAGAATGGGTATTTTAAGGATGCTaaatttgataaagctggtgGAAGATTTGATATTGGTTGGTTTGAGAATGGTTATGCTTATGGTTATGTCAAGTTCGCTGCATTGAAATTTGCCActgataattttgaaattgccaagtaa